In Prescottella soli, a genomic segment contains:
- a CDS encoding DivIVA domain-containing protein, producing MYRVFEALDELVAIVEEARGVPMTAGCVVPRGDVLELLDDVRDAIPGELDDAQDVLDHRDKLVGDARQNAEQTVSRANAEAHETITDSRENADRILAEAKAHADRMVAEARSHAEQLVHDARAEADATVAEGQREYDAVTSRARSESDRMIESGKASYERSVADGVAEQERLVSQAEVVQAAHAESARVVDAAHAESDRLRSECDLYVDTKLAEFEEFLNGTIRSVGRGRQQLRTGTGVPDYDAGYGERRR from the coding sequence GTGTACCGGGTATTCGAGGCACTCGACGAGCTAGTGGCGATCGTCGAGGAGGCACGTGGGGTTCCGATGACTGCCGGGTGCGTCGTTCCGCGCGGCGACGTCCTCGAGCTTCTCGACGATGTGCGGGACGCGATTCCGGGTGAGCTGGACGACGCGCAGGACGTGCTGGACCACCGCGACAAGCTGGTGGGCGACGCGCGTCAGAACGCGGAGCAGACGGTCTCGCGCGCGAATGCCGAGGCGCACGAGACGATCACCGACTCGCGGGAGAACGCCGACCGCATCCTCGCCGAAGCCAAGGCGCACGCCGACCGCATGGTGGCCGAGGCGCGCTCGCATGCCGAGCAGTTGGTTCACGACGCCCGCGCGGAAGCGGACGCGACCGTCGCGGAGGGGCAGCGGGAGTACGACGCGGTGACGTCGCGCGCTCGCTCGGAGTCGGACCGGATGATCGAGTCGGGCAAGGCGTCGTACGAGCGATCCGTCGCGGACGGTGTCGCGGAGCAGGAGCGGCTCGTCTCGCAGGCCGAGGTCGTCCAGGCCGCGCACGCGGAGTCGGCGCGGGTCGTCGACGCTGCGCACGCCGAATCGGATCGTCTACGCTCCGAGTGCGACCTGTACGTCGACACCAAGCTCGCGGAGTTCGAGGAGTTCCTGAACGGCACCATCCGATCGGTGGGCCGGGGCCGTCAGCAGTTGCGGACGGGCACCGGGGTTCCGGACTACGACGCCGGCTACGGCGAACGTCGGCGGTAG
- a CDS encoding YceD family protein, producing MLDTLSLGRRPGSMRTVSRVVPAPSRIGLDLVAIEEGTDVELDLRLESVSEGVLVTGSVRADTVGECSRCLEPFDDSVSLHLTELFAYPDSATEETTEEDEIYRVVDDEIDLEPVIVDAVGLELPLQPLCSDDCEGLCPECGIRLAIAESGHGHETMDPRWAGLAAKFGAGSDASNATADASKINEEK from the coding sequence GTGCTGGACACCCTCTCGCTGGGGCGTCGTCCGGGCTCGATGCGTACGGTGTCGCGGGTGGTTCCGGCTCCCTCTCGGATCGGTCTCGACCTTGTCGCGATCGAAGAGGGCACGGACGTGGAACTCGATCTGCGGCTCGAATCGGTGTCCGAGGGGGTGCTCGTCACCGGTTCCGTTCGCGCGGACACGGTGGGTGAGTGCTCGCGGTGCCTCGAACCGTTCGACGACTCGGTGAGCCTTCACCTCACGGAGCTGTTCGCTTACCCGGACAGCGCCACTGAGGAGACCACCGAGGAGGACGAGATCTACCGGGTCGTGGACGACGAGATCGACCTCGAACCGGTGATCGTCGATGCGGTCGGACTGGAGCTTCCGCTCCAGCCGCTCTGCAGCGACGACTGTGAGGGATTGTGCCCCGAATGCGGCATTCGCCTGGCGATTGCGGAATCCGGGCACGGTCATGAGACAATGGATCCTCGCTGGGCTGGGCTCGCAGCCAAATTCGGTGCAGGATCCGACGCCAGCAATGCAACTGCTGATGCCAGCAAGATCAACGAGGAGAAGTAG
- the rpmF gene encoding 50S ribosomal protein L32, whose amino-acid sequence MAVPKRRMSRSNTRSRRSQWKTTAPTLITCPNRGCGEKTLPHVACPSCGTYKGRQVTAAV is encoded by the coding sequence GTGGCTGTTCCCAAGCGCAGAATGTCGCGGTCCAACACGAGGTCGCGACGGAGCCAGTGGAAGACCACTGCGCCCACCCTCATCACCTGCCCGAACCGTGGCTGCGGCGAGAAGACGCTGCCCCACGTTGCGTGCCCGTCTTGCGGCACCTACAAGGGCCGTCAGGTTACCGCCGCGGTCTAG
- the rnc gene encoding ribonuclease III, producing MTSKKSNTALAGGEGDHGSLLAALGVHLDESLLTLSLTHRSYAYEHGGLPTNERLEFLGDSVLGLTITERLYLAHPEKSEGELAKIRASIVNMHALAEVARGLGPGGLGAHLLLGKGEEMTGGRDKPSILADGMESLLGAIHLQHGIDTARTVVLDLFADLLTRAPKLGAGLDWKTSLQELTAERGIGVPVYEISATGPDHDKEFTATVLVGGNALGVGMGRSKKEAEQKAASTAWSALSEAAESSRSVTQADQPVVEQ from the coding sequence GTGACCAGCAAAAAAAGCAATACAGCACTCGCCGGCGGCGAGGGGGATCACGGATCGCTCCTCGCCGCTCTTGGCGTCCATTTGGACGAGTCGCTGCTGACGTTGTCGTTGACCCACCGCTCGTACGCGTACGAGCACGGTGGGCTGCCGACGAACGAGCGGCTCGAGTTCCTCGGCGACTCGGTGCTCGGCTTGACCATCACCGAACGGCTGTACCTCGCACACCCGGAGAAGTCCGAGGGCGAACTCGCGAAGATTCGCGCCAGCATCGTGAACATGCACGCGCTGGCCGAGGTCGCTCGCGGTCTCGGCCCGGGTGGGCTCGGTGCCCACCTGTTGCTCGGTAAGGGCGAGGAGATGACCGGTGGGCGTGACAAGCCCAGCATTCTCGCCGACGGCATGGAGTCGCTCCTCGGTGCGATCCACCTCCAGCACGGCATCGACACCGCTCGCACGGTGGTGCTCGATCTGTTCGCCGACCTCCTGACGCGCGCCCCGAAGCTCGGTGCGGGCCTGGACTGGAAGACCAGCCTCCAGGAACTGACCGCCGAGCGTGGCATCGGTGTCCCGGTGTACGAGATCTCGGCGACCGGACCGGACCACGACAAGGAGTTCACCGCGACGGTTCTCGTCGGCGGAAACGCCCTGGGCGTCGGTATGGGCCGCTCCAAGAAGGAAGCCGAGCAGAAGGCCGCCAGTACGGCCTGGAGCGCACTGTCGGAGGCCGCCGAGTCGTCTCGGTCCGTCACCCAGGCCGACCAGCCCGTCGTCGAGCAGTAG
- the mutM gene encoding bifunctional DNA-formamidopyrimidine glycosylase/DNA-(apurinic or apyrimidinic site) lyase codes for MPELPEVEVVRRGLEAHVVGRVIDTVDVLHPRAVRRHLPGSIDLARRLEGRTIASAERRGKYLWLVLEPDDVALVVHLGMSGQMLVQDPTVVDEKHLRIRARLDSGTDLRFVDQRTFGGWALADLVTVDGTVVPDSVAHIARDPLDPRFDPDLVVKVLRGKQTEIKRALLDQTVVSGVGNIYADEALWRAEIHGNRPTDKLSGPRLRRLLVAVEAVMQEALAQGGTSFDALYVNVNGQSGYFDRSLAAYGQENLPCQRCGAPIVREKFMNRSSYSCPKCQPRPRLVRG; via the coding sequence GTGCCCGAGCTTCCTGAGGTCGAGGTCGTCCGGCGGGGCCTCGAGGCGCACGTCGTCGGCCGTGTGATCGACACGGTCGACGTCCTGCACCCGCGTGCGGTGCGCCGGCATCTGCCGGGCTCTATCGACTTGGCCCGCCGGCTAGAGGGCCGGACCATCGCGTCGGCCGAGCGTCGGGGCAAGTATCTGTGGCTCGTCCTCGAACCCGACGACGTTGCCCTCGTCGTCCATCTGGGTATGAGCGGGCAGATGCTCGTGCAGGATCCGACGGTCGTCGACGAGAAGCATCTGCGGATCCGGGCGCGGCTCGACTCCGGAACCGACCTGCGTTTCGTCGACCAGCGGACGTTCGGAGGGTGGGCCCTCGCGGATCTCGTCACCGTCGACGGCACCGTCGTGCCCGATTCCGTCGCGCACATCGCGCGTGATCCCCTCGATCCGCGATTCGATCCCGATCTGGTCGTGAAAGTCTTGCGTGGCAAGCAGACCGAGATCAAACGTGCCCTCCTCGACCAGACCGTGGTCTCGGGCGTCGGCAACATCTACGCCGACGAGGCGTTGTGGCGCGCCGAGATTCACGGCAACCGGCCGACGGACAAGCTCAGCGGACCGCGCCTGCGCCGACTGCTGGTGGCCGTCGAGGCTGTCATGCAAGAGGCGCTCGCACAGGGCGGTACGTCGTTCGACGCGCTGTACGTCAACGTCAACGGGCAGTCCGGCTACTTCGACCGGTCGCTCGCCGCGTACGGGCAGGAGAACCTGCCCTGTCAGCGGTGCGGGGCGCCGATCGTGCGGGAGAAGTTCATGAATCGCTCGTCGTACAGCTGTCCCAAGTGTCAGCCGCGGCCCCGCCTCGTTCGGGGCTGA
- a CDS encoding PLP-dependent aminotransferase family protein, whose protein sequence is MPRTRPVSTLHLHLRLPDDGEPLRRRIASAIVAALRDGHLDAGDHLPATRALATELGVGRGAVVDAYDELAAAGYIVTRPGAGTRVAAGADAAAKAGARPHVAAPDTAPPAPGVAPRRATFDLAPGYPDTALVSPRDWRSSWRATLSGALPNDAPSPDLHLRLRAALADHLRRTRGIVASADEIVIVPGILSALRTLVAAADLAGRPVAFEDPGYARARRLLDAAGVRVRAVAVDDDGLDPDSLGPADAAVYCTPAHQYPMGGRMSVSRRARLIASSADAGRLVIEDDYDGEFRYGVAALPALRSIDGGRDTVAYLGTASKIVSPSLRLAWMVPPAPLLARVREALDISGETVSAVTTDAFARFIESGSLTRHLARAARTYTARRQAFVDALRRHHPDVGLAGIEAGLHLAVRLPDGVDDAEVAREIGRRGALVRGLDAYRAGEAGPRGLLCGYARLPESQADAAARLITDVIRERRVRAPGLAR, encoded by the coding sequence ATGCCTCGGACCAGGCCCGTCTCGACACTGCACCTGCACCTTCGGCTTCCCGACGACGGCGAACCCCTGCGCCGTCGGATCGCGTCAGCGATCGTGGCCGCCCTGCGCGACGGACATCTGGACGCCGGGGACCATCTGCCCGCGACCCGGGCGCTGGCGACCGAACTCGGGGTCGGGCGCGGCGCGGTGGTCGACGCGTACGACGAACTGGCCGCGGCCGGCTACATCGTGACGCGTCCCGGGGCCGGTACCCGCGTCGCGGCCGGGGCCGACGCCGCCGCCAAAGCCGGTGCCCGCCCCCATGTCGCGGCGCCCGACACCGCCCCGCCGGCCCCCGGAGTGGCCCCGCGGCGCGCCACGTTCGACCTCGCCCCCGGCTATCCCGACACCGCACTCGTCTCGCCACGGGACTGGCGATCATCTTGGCGGGCAACACTTTCCGGAGCACTTCCGAACGATGCCCCCAGCCCGGACCTCCATCTTCGACTCCGGGCGGCGCTGGCCGACCACCTCCGGCGCACCCGTGGGATCGTCGCGTCCGCGGACGAGATCGTGATCGTTCCCGGCATCCTGTCCGCGCTCCGAACGCTCGTCGCCGCAGCCGATCTCGCCGGAAGGCCGGTCGCGTTCGAGGATCCCGGATACGCTCGGGCACGCCGTCTCCTCGACGCGGCCGGAGTCCGGGTCCGAGCGGTAGCGGTGGACGACGACGGACTCGATCCGGACAGCCTCGGTCCCGCGGACGCAGCCGTGTACTGCACCCCGGCACACCAGTATCCGATGGGCGGCCGCATGTCCGTCTCCCGCCGGGCCCGGCTGATCGCCTCGTCGGCCGACGCCGGACGCCTCGTCATCGAGGACGACTACGACGGCGAATTCCGTTACGGCGTGGCGGCTCTGCCGGCGCTACGGTCGATCGACGGCGGCCGCGACACGGTCGCCTACCTCGGCACGGCGTCCAAGATCGTCTCGCCCTCGCTCCGGCTGGCCTGGATGGTTCCCCCGGCCCCGCTCCTGGCGCGGGTGCGCGAGGCGCTCGACATCAGCGGCGAGACCGTGTCCGCGGTCACCACGGACGCGTTCGCTCGATTCATCGAGTCCGGTTCGCTCACCAGGCATCTGGCGCGGGCGGCGCGGACCTACACGGCCCGGCGGCAGGCGTTCGTCGATGCGCTGCGTCGCCATCACCCGGACGTCGGGCTCGCGGGGATCGAAGCGGGACTGCACCTCGCGGTGCGATTGCCGGACGGCGTCGACGACGCGGAAGTCGCACGCGAGATCGGCCGACGCGGCGCGCTGGTCCGCGGCCTCGACGCCTACCGTGCCGGAGAGGCGGGCCCACGCGGATTGCTGTGCGGCTACGCGCGACTGCCCGAATCGCAGGCCGACGCCGCCGCGCGGCTGATCACCGACGTCATCCGCGAGCGTCGGGTCCGCGCTCCGGGGCTCGCACGATGA
- a CDS encoding pyridoxamine 5'-phosphate oxidase family protein — MSTTYDLDRINRLPERARADRADLDAVLDAAAVGTLATVVDGLPWAVPMLYARVGDRLLLHGSTGAGALRQVAAGAPAALCVTHLDAIVVADNLFNSSANYRSAVVRGQLEPITGAEAEDALTVLSDALIPGRSTEVRAATRKELAATLTIALPIAPGQWTVKVRSAPPGEGDRNPDVWAGLVPMRTVVGEPVPAPWVPDGMPVPASVCALTRTDR; from the coding sequence ATGAGCACCACATACGACCTCGACCGAATCAATCGACTACCCGAACGTGCCCGCGCCGACCGCGCCGACCTGGACGCCGTGCTGGACGCGGCGGCTGTCGGGACGCTCGCGACGGTCGTCGACGGGCTGCCGTGGGCGGTGCCGATGCTGTACGCGCGCGTCGGCGACCGGCTCCTGCTGCACGGGTCGACCGGTGCCGGGGCACTCCGGCAGGTGGCGGCGGGTGCACCCGCGGCACTGTGCGTGACGCATCTCGACGCGATCGTGGTGGCGGACAACCTCTTCAACTCGTCGGCGAACTACCGGTCGGCCGTGGTGCGCGGACAGCTCGAGCCGATCACGGGGGCCGAGGCGGAGGACGCGCTCACGGTGTTGTCCGATGCACTGATCCCCGGCCGCAGCACCGAGGTGCGGGCGGCGACACGGAAGGAGCTCGCGGCCACCCTCACGATCGCGCTGCCGATCGCGCCGGGGCAGTGGACGGTCAAGGTCCGGTCCGCACCGCCCGGCGAGGGGGACCGCAATCCCGACGTGTGGGCCGGGCTGGTGCCGATGCGAACGGTTGTGGGAGAGCCGGTCCCGGCTCCGTGGGTACCCGACGGCATGCCGGTGCCGGCGTCAGTGTGCGCGCTCACCCGCACGGACCGGTAG
- a CDS encoding HAD family hydrolase yields MSTPTAAHTMVLFDWNGTVVCDADRARDALNDVLASYGADPVSKDQFPTTFRLPMAEMFESLGLPPEHGPDAESRWNTAMTRRITTLRPGTRNALVALADNGAWLGVVSAASADAVAFDINTLNVPALWDTVVAPAADKTSVLRSLRHHGDRAYYVGDTPYDMACATEAGYVPIGVRGGYASEAALRAAGAHTMIDSLDELTVFTATKRVTLDDLTI; encoded by the coding sequence GTGAGCACTCCCACTGCTGCACACACGATGGTGCTGTTCGACTGGAACGGCACCGTCGTGTGCGACGCGGACCGCGCCCGTGACGCCCTCAACGACGTACTGGCGAGCTATGGCGCAGATCCGGTGTCCAAGGATCAATTCCCCACCACGTTCCGCCTGCCCATGGCAGAAATGTTCGAGAGCCTCGGCCTGCCGCCCGAACACGGACCCGACGCCGAATCCCGATGGAACACAGCGATGACCCGACGCATCACAACGCTGCGTCCCGGCACACGCAACGCCCTAGTCGCCCTCGCCGACAACGGCGCCTGGCTGGGCGTCGTCTCCGCTGCGTCGGCCGACGCCGTCGCCTTCGACATCAACACCCTGAACGTGCCCGCGCTCTGGGATACGGTGGTCGCCCCGGCCGCGGACAAGACCTCGGTCCTGCGGTCACTCCGGCACCACGGTGACCGGGCCTACTACGTCGGCGACACCCCCTACGACATGGCCTGCGCGACGGAAGCCGGCTACGTCCCCATCGGGGTCCGCGGTGGTTACGCGAGTGAAGCCGCACTTCGCGCCGCCGGCGCGCACACCATGATCGACTCGCTGGACGAACTCACTGTGTTCACAGCAACGAAGAGGGTGACACTGGACGACCTGACCATCTGA
- a CDS encoding ABC transporter ATP-binding protein, with product MTRVELHGISKSFGDVTALDGIDLTIGDGEQVAILGPSGSGKSTLLRIVAGLETQTAGSVHFDGVPQEGIAPHQRDAAIVFQHFALYPHLTALENITLGLRHGLGLPKSEAEARARDIATRMRVEDLLVRKPKAMSGGQRQRIALARALARRSGIVLLDEPLSGLDAQLHVTLRVEIAALLREVGATGINVTHDQLDAMAMSDRIAVINHGRIEQVGTPDELYAAPATLFVAGFVGSPPMNLVPVSGTGDSVFGPIGGRTEPITLGIRPEHLSMRGHESDWQLTGTVVLVEPTGQDRVVQIALDDHSTVAFRCPVTDTPRIGRPVTIGVRREHVHVYSTEMGVRLGTATELGLRNETLASVSA from the coding sequence ATGACCCGAGTCGAACTCCACGGCATCAGCAAATCCTTCGGCGACGTCACCGCGCTCGACGGCATCGACCTCACCATCGGCGACGGCGAACAGGTAGCCATCCTCGGACCCTCCGGCTCCGGCAAGAGCACCCTGCTCCGAATCGTTGCCGGCCTGGAAACCCAGACCGCCGGTAGTGTCCACTTCGACGGCGTGCCGCAGGAAGGCATTGCCCCGCACCAACGCGACGCGGCCATCGTCTTCCAGCACTTCGCGCTCTATCCACACCTGACCGCACTCGAGAACATCACCCTCGGGCTGCGGCACGGCCTCGGCCTCCCCAAATCGGAAGCCGAGGCTCGGGCCCGCGACATCGCCACCCGCATGCGCGTCGAGGACCTCCTCGTCCGCAAGCCGAAAGCGATGTCCGGCGGGCAACGCCAGCGCATCGCGCTAGCACGAGCGCTCGCCCGCCGGAGCGGCATCGTCCTCCTCGACGAGCCCCTGTCCGGCCTCGACGCGCAACTGCACGTGACGCTCCGGGTCGAGATCGCAGCCCTGCTGCGGGAGGTCGGTGCAACCGGCATCAACGTCACCCACGACCAACTCGACGCCATGGCGATGTCCGACCGCATCGCAGTCATCAACCACGGCCGAATCGAACAGGTGGGCACCCCCGACGAGCTCTACGCAGCACCTGCCACCCTTTTCGTCGCCGGTTTCGTGGGATCCCCGCCGATGAACCTCGTCCCAGTGTCCGGCACCGGGGACTCGGTGTTCGGACCGATCGGCGGCCGGACCGAACCGATCACCCTCGGAATCCGCCCCGAACACCTCTCGATGCGCGGACACGAGAGCGACTGGCAACTGACCGGTACCGTCGTCCTCGTCGAACCGACCGGCCAGGATCGCGTCGTACAGATTGCACTCGACGACCACAGCACTGTCGCGTTTCGTTGCCCCGTCACCGACACCCCCCGGATTGGCCGGCCGGTCACGATCGGCGTGCGCCGCGAGCACGTACACGTGTACTCGACCGAAATGGGTGTCCGGCTGGGTACCGCCACCGAACTCGGGCTACGAAACGAGACCCTTGCGAGCGTGAGCGCGTGA
- a CDS encoding ABC transporter substrate-binding protein, translated as MRTARLAGTAGALAAGILVLTGCGNASSTNTAIAAATDINSCTPSEHTLDVTFGSQGENAMKVAVANLQAKYPGLTVDAEPLKTTSYDELTNTVVADIAVGKRPDLIMSGLGQLRFWVEKYSPATIDTAGLADTYQSQFLSAGTVDGKVYLAPAQVSAPVLLVNQTMLDSANAGKATDIRTFDDVVTAASKVTAKTGNPSVSLPTQRLPDWLGQGFVQGAGGTFVNADGTAGFGDATGIDALSLWTKLNERGLEARVNETDAISAFTSQQTALAFTATSMIASVNNTVGDGFEWTAVDLPTVNGGDGLLPAGGNGWIVLSDDGCRAAYANALVAELLGTEAVLAASGTDYSYIPVDKAAAEQLLATSGIRQPQRYAWTYAKELSPWGGFDGARTSQINDVLRQMAQGLQSGSELEPTVKRAVTTINSIVGQG; from the coding sequence ATGCGCACAGCCCGACTTGCCGGCACCGCCGGAGCCCTCGCCGCCGGCATCCTCGTCCTCACCGGATGCGGCAACGCCTCGTCCACCAACACCGCCATCGCGGCAGCGACGGACATCAACTCCTGCACGCCGTCGGAACACACCCTCGACGTGACCTTCGGATCGCAGGGCGAGAACGCCATGAAGGTCGCCGTCGCGAACCTGCAGGCGAAGTATCCGGGCCTGACGGTCGACGCGGAACCCTTGAAGACGACGAGCTACGACGAACTCACGAACACCGTCGTCGCGGACATCGCGGTCGGCAAACGCCCCGACCTCATCATGAGTGGCCTCGGCCAGCTCCGCTTCTGGGTCGAGAAGTACTCGCCCGCCACCATCGACACCGCCGGCCTCGCGGACACGTACCAGTCGCAGTTCCTTTCCGCCGGTACGGTCGACGGCAAGGTCTACCTTGCCCCCGCCCAGGTATCCGCCCCGGTACTGCTCGTCAACCAGACGATGCTCGACTCCGCGAACGCGGGCAAGGCCACCGACATCCGCACATTCGACGACGTCGTCACCGCAGCCTCAAAAGTCACCGCGAAGACCGGGAACCCGTCGGTGTCGCTGCCCACCCAGCGCCTGCCCGACTGGCTCGGCCAGGGCTTCGTCCAAGGCGCCGGAGGGACCTTCGTCAACGCGGACGGCACCGCCGGTTTCGGTGACGCCACCGGCATCGACGCGCTCTCCCTCTGGACGAAGCTGAACGAGCGCGGCCTCGAAGCCCGTGTCAACGAGACGGATGCGATCTCCGCCTTCACGAGCCAGCAGACCGCTCTGGCCTTCACCGCGACCTCAATGATCGCATCCGTGAACAATACCGTCGGTGACGGATTCGAGTGGACAGCAGTGGATCTCCCGACCGTCAACGGCGGTGACGGGCTCCTGCCCGCCGGCGGCAACGGATGGATCGTCCTCAGCGACGACGGTTGCCGCGCAGCCTACGCCAATGCGCTCGTCGCCGAACTCCTCGGTACAGAGGCAGTGCTCGCCGCCAGCGGCACCGACTACTCCTACATCCCGGTCGACAAGGCGGCCGCCGAACAACTGCTGGCCACCAGCGGCATCCGCCAGCCACAGCGGTACGCCTGGACCTACGCCAAGGAACTCTCCCCGTGGGGCGGCTTCGACGGCGCCAGGACCTCGCAGATCAACGACGTACTCCGTCAGATGGCGCAGGGATTGCAGTCCGGTTCCGAACTCGAGCCCACAGTGAAGCGGGCCGTCACCACCATCAACTCGATCGTCGGGCAGGGCTGA
- a CDS encoding carbohydrate ABC transporter permease, whose product MSILVRGTRWVLLTVAVVISLFPLYWMIRTSLAPVEQANKSGIPFIPTEFDLSSYARAWGDAGMGRAVVTGLIVTLSILALQLATCIPAAYVLAKVRTRASSVVFLIVLACLLMPSQATMIPTFIGINAAGLADSYAGLVLPFTTSAFGIFLLRQQMLSIPDSLLEAARTDGLGHFQILRKIVVPLAGPGIAAFSVFSVFAHWNDYLWPLLVVRSPDLVTPPLALAAFQHADIGFDYAALAAGAVIVTAPVVLLFLAAQRRFVQGMSGAEIPG is encoded by the coding sequence ATGAGCATCCTCGTCCGCGGCACCCGGTGGGTCCTACTCACCGTCGCCGTCGTCATCAGCTTGTTTCCGCTCTACTGGATGATCCGCACCTCGCTCGCCCCGGTGGAACAGGCCAACAAGAGCGGCATTCCGTTCATCCCCACCGAATTCGACCTCTCGTCCTATGCCCGGGCCTGGGGGGACGCGGGAATGGGACGGGCCGTCGTCACCGGGCTGATCGTGACCCTCTCGATACTCGCCCTACAACTCGCGACCTGCATACCCGCGGCCTACGTCCTGGCCAAAGTGCGCACGCGGGCATCGTCGGTGGTGTTCCTGATAGTGCTCGCCTGTCTGCTCATGCCCTCACAGGCCACCATGATTCCCACCTTCATCGGCATCAACGCCGCAGGTCTCGCGGACAGCTACGCCGGACTCGTCCTTCCCTTCACCACAAGCGCTTTCGGAATCTTCCTCCTGCGCCAACAGATGCTCTCCATCCCCGACTCTCTCCTCGAAGCCGCCCGCACCGACGGTCTGGGCCACTTTCAGATCCTGCGCAAGATCGTGGTGCCGCTCGCGGGCCCCGGCATCGCAGCCTTCTCGGTCTTCTCGGTCTTCGCTCACTGGAACGACTACCTGTGGCCGCTGCTGGTCGTGCGCAGCCCCGATCTCGTCACCCCGCCCCTCGCTCTCGCGGCGTTCCAGCATGCCGACATCGGCTTCGACTACGCGGCCCTCGCCGCCGGCGCCGTCATCGTGACCGCACCCGTGGTCTTGCTCTTCCTCGCCGCCCAGCGCCGTTTCGTGCAGGGCATGAGCGGCGCCGAGATTCCCGGATAG
- a CDS encoding carbohydrate ABC transporter permease, with protein MTATIDAPDRVVPRAIERRRGRRGDRFAPALLVLPAGIAMTLFVIVPAILSLVASFFAVPLAGGAWKFVGFANFQRIITDPTVQQSIVNTLVYTVLTVVPGLAIGLVLALLAESVGRGRTWVRTALFLPMTANLVAMAVVFRWLFAYQGGFVNQLLGFLGMAPVNWLGDPDTSLLTVAVVGIWRGASFSMMIFIAGLATIPTTIDEASRAEGIRGLPKLWRITLPMMKPTVVFATVLAILHSVQVFDAVNVMTQGGPLNSTETVLTQSYKLGFSYYDLGAASALSLLLLVALITVGVLQRRLLTGENR; from the coding sequence ATGACCGCCACCATCGACGCACCCGACCGCGTCGTTCCACGCGCGATCGAGCGGCGTCGCGGTCGGCGCGGCGACCGGTTCGCCCCGGCTTTGCTGGTGCTGCCCGCCGGCATCGCGATGACTCTGTTCGTGATCGTGCCCGCGATATTGTCGCTCGTCGCGAGCTTCTTCGCTGTGCCGCTCGCCGGAGGGGCGTGGAAGTTCGTCGGATTCGCCAACTTCCAGCGGATCATCACCGACCCGACGGTGCAACAGTCGATAGTCAACACCCTCGTCTACACCGTGCTGACCGTCGTCCCCGGCCTTGCGATCGGTCTCGTTCTCGCATTGCTCGCCGAGTCCGTCGGCCGTGGCCGAACCTGGGTGCGTACCGCTCTGTTCCTGCCGATGACGGCGAATCTGGTGGCCATGGCAGTCGTGTTCCGGTGGCTCTTCGCCTACCAAGGCGGCTTCGTCAACCAGCTACTCGGCTTCCTCGGTATGGCCCCGGTGAACTGGCTCGGCGACCCCGACACCTCCCTGCTGACGGTCGCCGTCGTCGGGATCTGGCGCGGCGCCTCCTTCAGCATGATGATCTTCATCGCCGGCCTCGCGACGATCCCGACCACCATCGACGAGGCCTCCCGGGCCGAAGGAATCCGCGGTCTCCCCAAGCTGTGGCGCATCACGCTGCCGATGATGAAGCCGACCGTCGTCTTCGCAACCGTCCTCGCGATCCTCCACTCGGTGCAGGTCTTCGACGCGGTCAATGTGATGACCCAGGGCGGTCCACTCAACTCCACCGAAACCGTGCTCACCCAGTCCTACAAGCTCGGGTTCAGCTACTACGACCTCGGTGCGGCCTCCGCCCTGTCGTTACTGCTCCTCGTCGCCCTGATCACCGTCGGCGTACTCCAACGTCGCCTACTGACCGGAGAGAACCGATGA